The Shinella zoogloeoides genome contains the following window.
CGCCATGAGGAGCGCCATGCGGAAATCGCGCGCAACCACGCCCGCGAATTGGAACGCACCTTGCGGAAACTGCCGCCGGAAGCCGATTGCGAGCGCATGCAGGCGCGCGTCGACCGGGCGACCGCCGACGCCGTCGCCCGGCACGATGCCGATCAGGCGCGCTTCGACCGGATCGAGTCGAAGAACTTCAACGACCGGATGATGCGCCTGCTGACGCACCGCCTCAAAAGCACCGACTGAGTAAAGCGCAGGCCGCTGCGCATGTATTTCCCGAAGTGTCGCCAGTGGAAAAGCCGCCCGTCAGGCGCGGGACGGCATCGCATGCGTAAAATAACCGATGAATTCTAGCGATAGCGCAATTCCGCAAATCATCGTACTGTCAATCCAACAGTGAACGGGAAGACGATCCTTCTTCCCGAAATGGCATGAAGCGGCTTCCAACAGGTTCTCCTGGCGCGTCCCAATAGAGCAGCAGGTGTCTCCTCCCTCTCCTGTCTGCGATGCGCCCTCCTGGCCTCGCTCGTCCTGACCGACCGGCGAGGCTCTTTTTTGCCCGTCTATTCTACAGAAAACCGAAACTCTTCTTGCCGCCGGCAGAAGAAGACCGTCGCACACGCAAACGGCCCGCATACTGCGATGCGGGCCGTTCGATCGAACATCGATGAAAAAAGATGTCAGGCCTGGCGTTCCGGCACGTGGACCACGAGCCCGTCGAGCGCATCCGACATCTTGATCTGACAGGAAAGACGCGAGGTGGGGCGAACCTCGTAGGCGAAGTCCAACATGTCCTCTTCCATCGCTTCCGGCGGGCCGACGGTCGCGCTCCAGGCGTCGTCGACATAGACATGACAGGTCGCGCAGGCGCAGGCGCCGCCGCATTCGGCTTCGATGCCCGGCACGGAGTTGCGCACCGCGTTTTCCATGACCGTGGAGCCGTTGGCGACATCCAGTTCGTGGCGGGTGCCGTCGAAGGCGACGATGGTGAGTTTGCTCATGATGGGTTCCGGATCCTGTGAGGCTGCCCGAAGCGGGCGAATGATCGACCGGCGGAGGCTGGCCCGAGCCACCGGTTTTCCGGCGGTTGTTTCCAACAAAACCCCTCGCCAGTCAACATCGCGCGCCCGGCCGGGTGCAGGCTGGCCCGGACGCGCCATCGACTTTTCCCGCCGCGCCGGGCCGCCCGGCGGGCGATACGCCGCTCAGCGGCAGAGTTTCAGGATGAAATTTTCCGCATCCACGACAGCCGCCGTGACGCCGGCAAGCGCGGCGGCATCCGCCGGGTCGTCCTCCAGCGCACCGGCCGCCTTGCTGATCGCGACCGCGCCGACGGACTGGGCCGAGCCTTTCAGGCGATGAGCGGCAGCGGCGCGGGCCTCGCCCTCGGTGGCCGCCAGTTCCTTCATGCTTTCGCGGGCATGCCGCGCGAACATCTGCAACACTTCGAGTTCAAGCGCCTTGTCGCCCATGGTCTGGCGCGCAAGGTGTACCAGATCGATCGGCCGTCCCTTTGCGGGACAGGCGCCGCCTGCATTGTCGGGCGCTTCGAATGCGATGTTGAGCGCTGCCATTTGCCAATATCCTTATATACGCTACGTACGCTGTTTCGTTGTGATGCACGCAGATGCCGGTGCGGCGGGGGCGCCTTGCGCCTGCCTTCGCCGGGGACACGGGAGTTTCATTCTGCGTGGCGGCGGCGCCTATCCGATTAAAAGACGGCGCAAAATGGGCATGAATCGCAAACTATGGTTAACGGCTGAAAAATCGCCATTTTCTCAGGTTTTCCATCGCGATACAGATTCGGCCGATTTTAACTTCCTGTTAAGTTTCGGGCGAAGGGAGATGGCAATGAATTGTGTGATACAGGCTAATGTGTCACTACGATACGACCGGATACTCCCGGTGGATAAGCCGTGGGCGGAGATACACCGCTTCGCCTTTTCGGTCTATCGAGCGAATTTGGAATGAACGGCGGCCCGGACGCTGCTTGCCATGAGGGTATGCAGCAAGACCGGCCACCAACCGGACGGTTCGAATGCGCCCGAGCAGCGGCGGCGCGCATGAAGCCCGATCCCGGACATGGTAACGAGGCGTATCCGCATGGCGACGAACAAGTCCACCGAGTCGATCGACGAGAAGGCCTTCCAGGCCCTTGAAGAAGCACTGAAAATCGACTTCGACGATCTGGTGCCGGAAACGCCTCCCAAGAAGGATGCTTCGGAGGCCCGCGTGTCTGAGCCAGCAAGCCGCATTCCAAACAAGACGCAGGAAAAGCCGGCCGGCCAGCCCGCATCCGGCGAGACCCCGCGCAGCCTGAACCCGGAACCCGCCCCCAAGGCGCCGGCCTTCACCCCGGCCAATGACGGCGCGCGCAAGACGCCGGCGGCGATCCTGAAATCGCTCGACATGCGCTCCTCGCGCGGCCCCATCCGCATGGCGATCCTCGCCTCCGTTCTCTGGGTCATCGGCGGCCTCGGCGTCGCGAACCTGCTTTATGCGCCGCAGATCTGGCAGATCCGCTCGGTGGCGAACCTTGTCGCCCTGCCTGGCGCCATCGGCATGCTCGTCGCCATCCTCATGCCCATCATGCTCTTCTTCGCCTTCGCGGTGATGATCGCGCGCGCCCATGAACTGCGCAGCGCCGCCCGCTCCATGGCCGAAGTCGCCCTGCGCCTTTCCGAGCCGGAGACCGTCGCCAGCGACCGCATCATGTCGGTCGGCCAGGCCGTTCGCCGCGAAGTCTCGGCCATGAACGAAGGCATCGAGCGCACCATCGCCCGCGCCACCGAACTCGAGACCCTCGTGCATTCGGAAGTCAACGCGCTGGAACGCAGCTATTCCGACAACGAGATGCGCGTGCGCACGCTCGTTCAGGAACTCGGCTCCGAGCGCGAGGCGATCGTCAGCCATGCCGAGCGCATCCGCTCTTCCATTTCCGGCGCGCATGAACAGCTCAAGGACGAGCTGGCGAGTGCCGGCGACAGCATCACCGCGCGCATCGCGACCTCGGGCGAGGCCTTCGCCTCCATGCTCGACACGCGCGCCGCCTTGCTGATGGAACAGTCCGACAGCGCGACGCAGACCATCGGCGCCATGCTTTCGGCCCGCACCGACAGCCTGCTCTCCACGCTCAGCTCCTCGGGCGTGGCGCTCGCCAACGAATTCGACAACCGTCTCGATCTCCTGACCAAGAGCCTCGATTCCCGCGGCCGCGACCTGCTTCAGCAGTTCGAGACGCGCGCCTCCTCGCTCGACACCAACACGGAAAAGCTGAACGCGGCGCTCAACGAACGCGCCAAGCAGCTCAACGAGACGCTGATCGCCCGCACCCGCGAGATCAGCGAAAGCCTGTCCATCGGCCAGCAGGCCGTGACCGGCGGGCTCGATCATGTGCTCCAGTCGATGAACGCCGCGCTCGACGAAAAGGGCGCGCAGTTCCGCCAGAGCCTCAAGAACGCCGCCGACGACACGGTCATGGACCTCGACCTGCGCTCCGGCTTCTTCGACGAACGCATGCAGGCCACCGTCGGCCAGATCGCCAGCGCCTTCGACCAGCGCGTGGAAGAGTTCGCGCAGGCCTTCGACCAGCGCGCCGGCTCGCTCGACTCCAAGCTGATGGAGAGCCTTGCCCGCATCAACGAAACGGTCGCCAGCGGCCATGACTCGATCGACGGCATCCTGACCTCCAGCATCGACCGCCTCGGCAACACGCTCACCGACCAGTCCTTCGCGCTGGCGACGACGCTCGCCACCAGCCAGGAAGTGCTGGAACACGCCGTTTCCGGCCATGCCGATGCGATCAGCAACGCCGTTGGCGGCGCGCATGAGCGCATGGGTGCGATCCTGACCGAAAAGTCCGCAGCCCTGCTCGGCGGCCTCGCCGATGTCCAGAACCGCATCGAAAGCGGCTTTGGCGTGCGGGCGGAAGCCCTGGCGGAAAGCGTTTCCGGCAGCGAGCGCCGTCTGGTGGAAGCGCTGGATTCGCGCGGCACGGCCATCGCCACCGATATTCAGGCCGCACAGGCCCGCATGGAAGAAGCGCTCGGCGCCCGCGCCGACGAGATCACCTCCACCATCGCGGCCAGCCACAACCGCCTCGACAGCGCGCTCACCGAGCGCACCGCCGCCCTTTCGGCCATGCTGAACGAGACCGGCAGCCAGCTCGAAGAGTCGGTCGGCACGGCGGCGAACCGCGTCGAGACCGCGCTGACGGGTGCCGCCCGCCAGATCGATGAGGTCATCACCGGCCGCACGGCCAACCTTGCCTCGGTGCTTTCCAACAGCGCCGGCTCCATGCAGTCGGCCATCGATTTCGCCGCCAACCGCGTCGAAAGCGTGCTGACCGAAGGCAGCCAGCAGCTTGGCGGCGTCCTGCACGGCCAGGCCGCCGAATTCGCCGACGCCTTCTCCGGCCGCGCCGCCGGCATCGCCGAAGCCCTGTCCGGCCGCGCCTCGGAGCTTGCCGGCTCGCTCGTCTCCACCCATGAGCAGATCCGCGCGACGCTCGACGACCGCATCAACGCGATCAACGTCGCCATCGCCGAAGGCCGCAACCAGCTTACCGAAACGCTCAACGATCAGGCGACCTCCATCGGCACCTCGATCGCCACCAGCGCCGGCATGCTGGAAATGTCGCTGGAGCAGCACGAGGAAGCCCTTCGCCGCACCATCGACGGCAGCGCCGCCCTTCTCGATCAGCGCGTGCGCGAAAGCGCCGGGGCCGTGGCCGAGCGCCTCGGCGAGACCACCGCGCAGATCGCGGAAGCGGCAAACGCCTTCGGCACGCGCATGGAACAGACCGTCGACAGCGTCGCGAGCCGCTTCGACACGACGGGCAGCAAGCTGGAAGAAAACCTCGGCAAGCTGGAAGCCCGTATCGAGCACAGCGTCGAGCATGTCTCCGGCATCGTCGACACCGCCGCCTCGCGCATTTCCGACACGCTTTCCGAGCGCCTGACCGAAATCGACCGCGTGGGCAGCGACGTGTCGCTGCGCGTCTCCGACGCCCTCTCCCGCCCGATCGCCGAAGTCGACCGCATCGGCGACGAGACGACCGCCCGCATCGCGGCGGCGCTTGCCGGCCGTGTCGGCGATATCGAGCGCATTAGCGCGAATGCCGCCGACCGTATCGAAGGCGCGCTTTCCGGCCGTCTGGACGATATCGAACGCGTCAGCGCCGCCGCGGCGGATCGCATCGAAGGCACGCTGTCCAGCCGCCTTGGCGATATCGAGCGGGTAACCGGCAATGCCGCCGAGCGCATCGACGGCACCCTCGCCAACCGCGCCGGCCAGATCGAACGTCTTGCCGAAGAAGCGGCCGAACGTATCGATGGCGCTCTTGCGAACCGCACCAGCCATATCGCCCGCGTCACCGGGGAAGCCGCCGAGCGCATCGACGGCACGCTTGCCAGCCGCGCCGGCGACATCGAGCGCCTTTCCGGCGAGGCCGCCGACCGTATCGCCGCGACCATCGACGAGAAGACCGGCCGCATCGAGGAACGCCTCGGCACGATGGACCGGGCGCTCACCATCGGTCTCGACAGCGTGAACCGCACCATCGACGGCAAGGCCGCCGGCCTTGCCCAGACGCTGCGCGACGCCGTCTCGCAGGCCGCCCAGGACATGGACGCCGAGGCGATCCGCTCGGCCCAGTCGCTCGCCAAGACCGGCGAGGAATTCGCCAGCCTCTCCACCTCCCTGCGCGGCGCGGTTTCCCGCGCGGCCCAGGAAATGGGTGTCGAAGCCCAGCGCGCCGCCGAGAACATCGCCAAGACCGGCGAGGAATTCGCGGAGAACCTGTCGGCCCGCAACGAAGCCTTCACCCGCGCCGTCGAGGAGACCACCTCCTCCGCCGTCGCCCGCTTCGCGGAGACGGAAGGCCGCCTCGCCAGCCAGGCGCAGTCCCTGCACACCGGCCTCGGCGATGCCGAGAAAGCGCTGGAAGCGCGCGGCGCTTCCATCCGCTCGGCCCTCGACGACCGCACGCGCGAACTCAACTCCATGCTGGCCAGCCGCACGGAAGAACTGTCGCGCCTCATCAACGAGGAAGCCCGCCCGGTCATCGAGGACTACGCCGCCGCCGGCCGCGAAGCCGCCGACCGCATCACCGGCGTCGCCCGCGACAGCGCCGAACGCCTGCGCAACGAGAACGCCGCGCTCATCAACGCGATCTCCGCCCGCACGGCCGACACGCTCGCCGCCATTTCCGCCCGCACGGAGGAAGCCGCCGGCGCGATGCAGGCCATCGAAACCGGCCTGCAGGCCAATGTCGAAAGCTTGATCGCCCGCCTTTCGGACAGCAACGGCGCGATTGCCGGCATGGTCGATGCGGCGAGCCAAACGCTCGGCGCCATCGACGGCCGCCTGACCTCGACGGCCGAGCGCTTCTCCACTTCCGCCGAGCGCGCCTCCGACATGGTCGCGACCACCTCGCGCCTGCTGGAAGGCAAGGTCGACCGCCTCTCCGACATCTCCGCCGGCACGCTCTCGCAGATCGGCGGCATCGTCGGCCGCTTCGAGGACCACTCGAAGATCCTGTCGCAGGCCTCCGACCTCCTCGCCGCCGCCCAGTCGAACCTCGTTTCGACGCTGGAAGAGCGGCAGGACGCGCTGCGTTCGCTCTCCATCGGCCTCGTCCAGCGTTCGGAAGAGATCGAGAAGACCATGCAGTCGCTGGAAGGCATGGTCGAAGGCGCCTTCAGCCGCGCCGAAGAGCGTTCGAACCTGATCGCCGGCAACCTGCGCGGCGGCATCCAGTCGTCCTTCGCCGAAGTCGGCCGCATTCTCGGCGAGACCGAGAAGCGCGCGGAAGTCGCGGCCACGACGCTGCGCGACCAGCTCGTCAAGGCCGGCGAGGAAGCGGGCCAGTCCGTCGAGGGCGCCTTCGTGCGCGCCGAAGAGCGGACCAAGGAAGTGGCGAGCCGCCTGCGCGGCAGCGTCGGCGCCTCGCTCTCCGATGTCGACCGCCTGCTTTCCGAATCCGGCCAGAAGTCCGAAACCGCCACCGCCGCCATGCGCGATGCGATGCGCGAGGCCGTCGAGGAAGCCATCGGCAAGTTCTCCGGCGCGACCGAGGAAATCCGCCGCGCCGCCGGCGAGATCCGCAAGGAACTCGACCAGACGCGCGGCGAACTGAAGCGCAGCGCCTTCGACCTGCCGGAAGAAGCCAAGGAAAACGCCGCCCAGATGCGCCGCGCCGTCAGCGAGCAGATCAAGGCCCTTCAGGACCTCTCCGACATCATCGGCAAGTCCTCGTCGGCGCTGGAAGTCTCCCGCCCCGTCGCGCAGGCCGCCGCAGCACAGGTCGCCCAGGCGATCCAGCCGGTGCAGCAGCAGCCCCGCATCGAACCGCGCCGCGAGGAGCAGACGCCGCTGCGCGGCAGCCTCGGCCTCGAGCGTGCGGCCGCCGCCACCGTGCCGCAGCGCACGCAGCCTGTGCCCGCCGAGGCCGAAGCCAAGGCGGCCGGCGAAGGCGGCTGGATGCGCGACCTCCTGCGCGGCGCAGTTTCGCGTGAGGAAGCCCAATTCGGTCAGCCGCGCAGCGAAGGCCAGGCTGCCCGCCCGGCCGACAACCGCAACCCCCGCCACGTCGTCGAATCGCTGAACTCGCTGTCCGTCGATATCGCCCGCGCCATCGATCACGATGCCTCGGTCGACCTGTGGCGCCGCTACCAGCGCGGCGAGCGCGACGTCTTCACACGCCGCCTCTACACGCTGAAGGGCCAGCAGACCTTCGACGAGATCAAGCGCAAATACGAGCGTGAGCCGGAGTTCCGCACCGCCGTCGACCGCTACATCTCGGACTTCGAGAAGCTGCTCGCCGACGTTGCCCGCAACGACCGCGACAAGGTGATGACGCAGACCTACCTCACGTCGGATACCGGCAAGGTCTACACCATGCTGGCCCATGCCGCCGGCCGCTTCAACTGAGCGGTGAGGCAACCGGAATGACGAAACGGCCGCCCCACGGGCGGCCGTTTTGCTTTTCCATCACCCACTTTTGAACGGCCGGAACCTTAAAAACCGGGAGCACAGCCTCTATATGCTTTCCAACGCGTCGCATGACGTATGGGAAGAGAGAAGAATATGATTTTGATACAGGGGTTTGGCCGCGTTCTTGCAATGCTGGCGGTCGCGGTCGTGATGATGATGACGGTGGTGGACGTGGCCGAGGCCCGCCGCGCCGGGGGCGGCTTCGGCAGCCGTGGCACCCGCACCTTCTC
Protein-coding sequences here:
- a CDS encoding 2Fe-2S iron-sulfur cluster-binding protein gives rise to the protein MSKLTIVAFDGTRHELDVANGSTVMENAVRNSVPGIEAECGGACACATCHVYVDDAWSATVGPPEAMEEDMLDFAYEVRPTSRLSCQIKMSDALDGLVVHVPERQA
- a CDS encoding Hpt domain-containing protein encodes the protein MAALNIAFEAPDNAGGACPAKGRPIDLVHLARQTMGDKALELEVLQMFARHARESMKELAATEGEARAAAAHRLKGSAQSVGAVAISKAAGALEDDPADAAALAGVTAAVVDAENFILKLCR
- a CDS encoding apolipoprotein A-IV repeat region-like domain-containing protein: MATNKSTESIDEKAFQALEEALKIDFDDLVPETPPKKDASEARVSEPASRIPNKTQEKPAGQPASGETPRSLNPEPAPKAPAFTPANDGARKTPAAILKSLDMRSSRGPIRMAILASVLWVIGGLGVANLLYAPQIWQIRSVANLVALPGAIGMLVAILMPIMLFFAFAVMIARAHELRSAARSMAEVALRLSEPETVASDRIMSVGQAVRREVSAMNEGIERTIARATELETLVHSEVNALERSYSDNEMRVRTLVQELGSEREAIVSHAERIRSSISGAHEQLKDELASAGDSITARIATSGEAFASMLDTRAALLMEQSDSATQTIGAMLSARTDSLLSTLSSSGVALANEFDNRLDLLTKSLDSRGRDLLQQFETRASSLDTNTEKLNAALNERAKQLNETLIARTREISESLSIGQQAVTGGLDHVLQSMNAALDEKGAQFRQSLKNAADDTVMDLDLRSGFFDERMQATVGQIASAFDQRVEEFAQAFDQRAGSLDSKLMESLARINETVASGHDSIDGILTSSIDRLGNTLTDQSFALATTLATSQEVLEHAVSGHADAISNAVGGAHERMGAILTEKSAALLGGLADVQNRIESGFGVRAEALAESVSGSERRLVEALDSRGTAIATDIQAAQARMEEALGARADEITSTIAASHNRLDSALTERTAALSAMLNETGSQLEESVGTAANRVETALTGAARQIDEVITGRTANLASVLSNSAGSMQSAIDFAANRVESVLTEGSQQLGGVLHGQAAEFADAFSGRAAGIAEALSGRASELAGSLVSTHEQIRATLDDRINAINVAIAEGRNQLTETLNDQATSIGTSIATSAGMLEMSLEQHEEALRRTIDGSAALLDQRVRESAGAVAERLGETTAQIAEAANAFGTRMEQTVDSVASRFDTTGSKLEENLGKLEARIEHSVEHVSGIVDTAASRISDTLSERLTEIDRVGSDVSLRVSDALSRPIAEVDRIGDETTARIAAALAGRVGDIERISANAADRIEGALSGRLDDIERVSAAAADRIEGTLSSRLGDIERVTGNAAERIDGTLANRAGQIERLAEEAAERIDGALANRTSHIARVTGEAAERIDGTLASRAGDIERLSGEAADRIAATIDEKTGRIEERLGTMDRALTIGLDSVNRTIDGKAAGLAQTLRDAVSQAAQDMDAEAIRSAQSLAKTGEEFASLSTSLRGAVSRAAQEMGVEAQRAAENIAKTGEEFAENLSARNEAFTRAVEETTSSAVARFAETEGRLASQAQSLHTGLGDAEKALEARGASIRSALDDRTRELNSMLASRTEELSRLINEEARPVIEDYAAAGREAADRITGVARDSAERLRNENAALINAISARTADTLAAISARTEEAAGAMQAIETGLQANVESLIARLSDSNGAIAGMVDAASQTLGAIDGRLTSTAERFSTSAERASDMVATTSRLLEGKVDRLSDISAGTLSQIGGIVGRFEDHSKILSQASDLLAAAQSNLVSTLEERQDALRSLSIGLVQRSEEIEKTMQSLEGMVEGAFSRAEERSNLIAGNLRGGIQSSFAEVGRILGETEKRAEVAATTLRDQLVKAGEEAGQSVEGAFVRAEERTKEVASRLRGSVGASLSDVDRLLSESGQKSETATAAMRDAMREAVEEAIGKFSGATEEIRRAAGEIRKELDQTRGELKRSAFDLPEEAKENAAQMRRAVSEQIKALQDLSDIIGKSSSALEVSRPVAQAAAAQVAQAIQPVQQQPRIEPRREEQTPLRGSLGLERAAAATVPQRTQPVPAEAEAKAAGEGGWMRDLLRGAVSREEAQFGQPRSEGQAARPADNRNPRHVVESLNSLSVDIARAIDHDASVDLWRRYQRGERDVFTRRLYTLKGQQTFDEIKRKYEREPEFRTAVDRYISDFEKLLADVARNDRDKVMTQTYLTSDTGKVYTMLAHAAGRFN